Genomic DNA from Neisseria lisongii:
GTATGGATAATGCCGATAAAGGTTTGGTACATTGGCACAACCGGCCGCTGATCGACCACGTTATCGAGCGCATCCGCCCGCAGGTTGACCGCATTGCCGTGAGCGCCAACCGCAATATCGAAGAATACGCCGCCCGCACGCCGCACGTTTTCCCCGATGCCCGCCAATGGCAGCATTGCGGGCCGCTGGCGGCGTTGTGTACGGCGGCCAACGATTTGCTGCTGGCGCAGGCCGACTGGCTGCTGATTGTCCCTTGCGATATGCCGCTGTTGCCCGAAAATCTGGTCAGCCGCTGTCTGGCAATGGCAAAACGCACCCCCTTGAGCAACGCCTTTTATGTTGAAACGCCGGTGCGCCAGCAATACGGCGTGATGTTTATCCGGCCGCAGATTCTGCAAAGCGCCGTTCCGTATCTATACAGCGGTATGCGCACAATACGGGGCTGGCTGCAGCAGCAGCGTGCCAGAGTCGTCCCGTTTGACGATGAGGCAGCGTTTGCCAACTACAACACCCCCGAAGATTTGAAAGAAATGCCATGATTGATTTTGATATTGCCCTGCAGCAATTATTGGAAGGCAGCGTATGCCGTCTGAAAACCGTCCGTTTGCCCTTGGCGCAGGCAGCAGGGCGGATTTTGGCAGAAGATTTGAACGCCCGTTATCCCAGCCCGATGTTTGACAACAGCGCTATGGACGGTTACGCCGTGTGCGATCCCGATGGCGTATTGAACGAATTTCACATCATCGACCGCATACAGGCAGGCGATCCCGCCGCCGTTTGCCTTGCCGCAGGCGAAGCCGCCCGCATTTTTACCGGCGCACCCTTGCCAAAAAATACCACCGCCGTGGTTATGCAGGAACAAACTCAAGTATCGGGCGACAAAGTTCAGGTAAACGCCGAAATTAAGGCCGGACAAAATATGCGGTTGCAGGCAGAAGAAATCCAAATCGGGCAGCAGCTGCTGGAAAAAGGCAACCGCTTGGACAGCGCCGCCTTAGGTTTGGCCGCCTCACAAGGCTATGCCGAATTAACAGTTTATCAACCGCTGAAAGTATGGCTGGTGTCCACCGGCAACGAATTGGCCGAACCCGGAACCCCGCTTTCAGACGGCATGATTTACGACAGCAACCGCTACCAACTGCTCGCATGGCTGCTTGATTTGGGCTTTGAAGTAACAGATGGCGGCATCCTTGCCGATAACTTGGCGCAAACGGGCGAAGCCGTAGAAAAAGCGGCGCAAACATACGATGTCATCATCAGCAGCGGCGGCGCATCCGTCGGCGAAGCCGATTATATGAAACAGGCTGTCGAACAAAGCGGCCGCCTGATTACCCAAACCCTTGCCATCAAACCCGGCAAACCGTTTGCTTGGGGCGAAATCGGCAACAGCACCGTTTTTATCCTTCCGGGCAACCCCGTCGCCGCATTCGTAACCGCCCACATGCTGCTTTTACCCGCCCTCAAACGTTTGTCCGGCAGTAAAAACACACAAGGCCTACCCACCGTCCCAGTCTGCGCCGCATTCGATACCCGAAAAGCCATCAAACGCCGGGAATTTCTACGGGTCAAACTCGAACATAGCGAAGGACAAACCACCGCTCACCTGCTACCCAACCAAGGCAGCGCCATGCTTACCACCTGCCACACCGCCGATGCCCTGTGCGAAGTCCCCGTAGGACAGACAGTAACAGCAGGCATGAAACTGACAGCGTATTTATTGCCGAAAGGGTGAGTAGCGTAAAGCCGTCTGAAAATCGGGTTTTCACTAGTAAGAAATCCTAGCATTGTCTGTACTTTTCATACAAAAAAGAAAAAAGTGCAAACAACGTTAGGATTTCTTACATTTTAAGGCCGTCTGAAAACGGCTTATTCGGCTGCCAAGCGGGTGATGCCGCCCATATAGGGTTGCAGGGCGGCGGGGATGTTGATGCTGCCATCGGCATTTTGGTGGTTTTCCAATACGGCAACCAAAGTGCGGCCAACGGCCAAGCCGGAGCCGTTGAGGGTGTGAACCAAACGGTTTTTGCCGTTTTCGTCTTTGAAACGGGCTTTCATGCGGCGGGCTTGGAAATCTTCGCAGTTGGAGCAGCTGGAAATTTCACGGTAGGTATTTTGCGCCGGTACCCATACTTCCAAATCGTAGGTTTTGGTTGCGCCAAAGCCCATATCGCCGGTACACAGGGTAATCACACGGTAAGGCAGTTCCAAGGCTTTCAGGATATTTTCGGCATGGCCGACCATTTCTTCCAAGGCTTGGTATGATTGTTCTGGGTGGACGATTTGCACCATTTCCACTTTGTCAAACTGGTGTTGGCGGATTAAGCCCCGCACATCTTTGCCGTAGGCTCCGGCTTCGGAACGGAAACACGGTGAGTGGGCGGTCAGCTTCAGTGGCAGGCCGCTTTCGGCGAGGATGGTATCGGCAACTGTGTTGGTCAGGGTAACTTCGGCAGTCGGAATCAGATATTGCGATTTTTTGCTTTCATCGCCGCCGCGGGTAACATGGAACAGGTCTTCGGCAAATTTCGGCAGCTGGCCGGTTCCCTGCAATGTGCTGTCGTCCACGATATAGGGCGTGTAATGCTCGGTGTAGCCGTGTTTCAGCGTATGCGTATCCAGCATAAACTGCGCCAGCGCACGGTGCAGGCGGGCGATTTGGCCTTTCATCACGGTAAAGCGTGCGCCCGAAAGTTTGGCACCGCCTTCAAAATCCAAGCCCAGCGGCTCACCCAAATCGACATGGTCTTTGATTTCAAAATCAAAGCTGCGTGGTGTGCCGACTTTGCGTACTTCCACGTTTTCGGTTTCGTCCGCACCGGCCGGCACGCTTTCATGCGGCAGGTTCGGAATGGTCAAGAGCCAAGCGTCTAATTCAGCCTGCACGGCTTCCAAATCCGCCGCCGTCTGTTCCAAACCGGCTTTGATTTCGGCAACCTGTGCCATCGCCGCCTGCGCTTCATCATGCTTGCCTTGGCCTTTCAATGCGCCGATTTGCTTGGAAATGCTGTTGCGTGCCGCCTGCATTTCTTCGGTTTGCACCTGCAAAGCCTTGCGTTTTTCTTCTAACGCATGGAAACGCTCGGTATCGAATGCGTAGCCTCGCTGCGCCAGACGTTCGGCAACTGCGGCTGTGTTGCTGCGGAGTAATTGGATATCCAACATAGTTTATTCTTTCACAAAAAATGATTCAAAATGGGCATATTGTAAACCATCTGCGGGACAGTGTTAATTTTGTTATGTGTTATGCCGCAGATATGGATTTTAATTATATGTCAAACAGTAATTTATCTGAAAAAGTCAGCCGGCCAAAACCGGTGGGGCGAAACGCAGGATGGCATCGCGCAATACAATCAGTTTGCCGTGGAAAAAATGGCTGGAACCGGCAATGGCAATCACCGGAATATTCTGCGGTTCGGCCCACGACAAGACTTTTTCGATGGCGACCACTTCGTCTTCAGCACCGTGGATAATCAGCGTTTTATCGGCATCGGGTGCAGCTTTGGGTTCGGGGCGGTCGGTGTAGTGGTTGAGTGCGGCACCCAACAGCAGCAGCATATCCGGTCGGCGTTCTTGGGCGGTATAGTTGGCAACATAGCCGCCGAAGGAAAAACCGGCTAAAACAAATTTCGCTGCTTCGGGATGGCGGTTTCGGGCAAAATCAATCACGCTGATGCAGTCTTGGGTTTCGCCGCAGCCGTAGTCGTGTTCGCCACCGCTGTTGCCCACGCCCCGCAGATTGGGCAGATAGCAGTGAAAACCGAGTTGGCACAGGGCTTTGGCGGCGGTTTGAATCACTTTGTTGGTGTTGGTGCCGCCCTGAAGCGGGTTAGGGTGGTTGATTACTGCTACGCCGACAGCTTCGCCTTTGGGCGGCAGGTAAATGGTTTCCAGCAAACCGGCAGGGCCGGTGATATTGAGTATTTCGGGTTTCTGCATGATGTTTCTTTCTGGGCAGGCCGTCTGAAAATCGGTGTTTACAGATAAAAATGCTTGCCGTTATTCGGATTGGCGGCTTTTAAATCGGCAAGCATACGGGTGAAATTCAAATCGTAGCGCTCGGCGAGTTTTTCGGCACGTTTTTTCAGATTGGCAAGATTTTGTTCTTTAGGGCTGTTTTGAAACGCCATCACCGCCATATTGCCGTGGCTCTCGGCAGGCAGCTCCAACACCCGACCTTCAAAAACATTGAGCAGCCGCTCGACAAACTGGCGGTAGCGTTTGTCGCCGCTCCACCAGTTGGTAACAAACACGCCGTCCGGCGACAGGGCGTTGCGGCAGTCGGCAAAAAACGGTTCGCCGACCAGCGCATCGATAATCTGTTCGCCGTCAAAACCGTCCACCAAAATCACATCGGTGCTGTGGCGCAGGGTTTTGATGTATTCCGCACCGTCGGCCTCAATAATTTCAAAGCGTTCGCCTTCAAACGGCAGCTCAAACAGGCTGCGTGCCACCGCAATCACCTGCGGATTGATGTCCACTGCGGTTTGGCGGGTGTCGGGCAGATAAGCGTCTATCCAGCGGGCAAACGAGCCGCCGCCCAAGCCGATTTGGGTAATGTGTTGCGGCGGCGTATCGGCAAACAGCAGCCATGCCATCATCGCACGGCTGTATGATAGCACCAGTTCTGCAGGGTGGTCGGTATTCATCGAGCTTTGAATGGTGGCGCTGCCCAAATGCAGCGAACGGATATTGCCTTCTTCGGAAATGCCCACTTCGGGCAGTTGCGGCTTGGCAGTGCGTAGTCGGCGGTAGGGGTGGGCCATAATCGGTGTCTGACAAAGGAAAAGCGTTTATTTTAACAGATTTTGCGGGGATTTTAGTGCAGATTGTGTGCAGCGGCCGGTTTATCGTAAATTCGCTATAAGATGTTATGTGAAAGCAAAATGTTAGTGAAAAATCTGATTTTAAATCAGATGTTTTTCATATTTTCATCAATTTGGTTGAAAAAATACTTGTCAGGCATACCGTTTTTCAGCATAATTACGTTTTCCTTTCTTGTTGGTTTGGCTGAGTCGGACGGTTTGCCGGATTGAGTCAATATTGTTTGATATGCCGGTATAGCTCAGTTGGTAGAGCACCTGACTTGTAATCAGGGGGTCCCGAGTTCGACTCTTGGTGCCGGCACCAAATTTTGAAGCCGTCTGAAAATGCGATTTTCAGACGGCCTTTTTCTATTTAAGCATTAGCGTTTGGTTTTTATCTTTCTACCATAAATTGACTTGAATCAAAGCATGAATATCATTTTCATCTATAATCGCCTGCAATGGTGAAAACGATTGCGGTGCAACAGCGCTGCAAACAGTTTTACCGTGCTGCAGCCTTCGGGCTGCTGCGGAGATTGTGTTGCCAATAGCAATATTGACTTTATGATTTCGACCTTGATGTAAGTTTTATTATCTCTTTCCTCTTGATGTGTGTGTGTTAGGGCGTGGCCGTTGCGGCCACCCCTTTTTTTTGCCTTTTTTATAAACGTGAAGTAAAATCCGTGATAATAAATACAGGAGCGTATCATGGGTAATAAACTGACGGCACCGGCGCAGTTGCCGGACGAAAACGATTTGCGGGGTGTGTTGGCATACAATATGCGGCTGTTTCGGGTCAATAAAGGCTGGTCGCAGGAAGAACTGGCACGGCAGTGCGGCTTGGACCGGACTTATGTTTCCGCCGTGGAGCGCAAACGCTGGAACATCGCTTTGTCGAATATCGAAAAAATGGCATCGGCTTTGGGCGTGCCGGCGTATCAGCTGTTGATGCCGCCGCAGCATTTGGTGGATTTGTTGGACGCTGAGGCCGTCTGAAAACGGGTAGCAGAATCGGGGAGAACAATCATGCAGGAACAGATTTTAGCGGCGCAGCGGCGTTTTGCTGCAGAACGGCAGGAAGCGGAAGCGCTGTTTTTAAAAAGAAAACAACCGGCGGTTTTTTTCAAACGCTATGCCCGTGCCGCCGAGCAGTTGTTGGCGGCATTGTGGGAGGTTTATTTTTCCGACCGCAAGCTGTGTCTGTTGGCAACCGGAGGCTTCGGGCGGGGAGAGCTGTATCCGTATTCCGATTTGGATTTGGCGCTGGTGTCGCCCGCAACGCTTGACGAAGACGATCAGCAGCAGATTGCAGCATTTGTGCAGACTTTGTGGGACATGAAACTGATTCCCTCGCTGAAAAGCGGTAGCGTGGCGGAATTGTGCGGCAGCGTGAAAGACGATATTTCCGGCGATACGGCTTTTTTGGAAGCCCGTTTGCTGGCGGGCGATGCGGCATTGGCAGCGGCATTGTCGGCAAAAATCAGCGCCCAGAGAGACGTGGCAACCTTTACCGAAGCGAAAATTTTGGAAATGCAGCAGCGGCAGGCAAAATCGCAGGGTTCGGGAACACTGCTTGAGCCGAATATCAAAAGCGGTTCGGGCGGTTTGCGGGACCTGCATACCATGCTGTGGATTGCCAAGGCGCAGGGCTTGGATACCCGGTTTCCGTCTTTAATCCGCCACGGCATTCTGACTTCCGCCGAAGCGGGCATGTTGGCGGAAAGTTACAAGCAGCTGGCGGCGATTCGGATTCACCTGCATTTGTGCGCCAAGCGTGCCGAAGACCGCCTGATTTTCGATTTGCAGGGGCAGGTTGCCGAAAGCATGGGCTGGCAGGACGACAGCCGCCAGCGTAAAAGCGAAAAACTGATGCGGCTGTTTTACCGCACGGTAAAAACCATCAAGCAGCTGCACGGTATTCTGTTGCCGGTATTGCAGGAGCGTATCGACACCAATCCGTATCCGATTACGCTGCGGATTGATGACGACTATATCCAAGTCAATCATCAGATTGCCGCCCGCAATCCGGATATTTTTCTGAATAATCCCGAACATATTTTCAAAATTGTTTCGATTTGGCAAAGCCGCAACGACATTACTTCGCTCGAACCGAAAACCCTGCGGGCATGGTGGGGCGCAAGCCGCAAAATCAAACGCAGTTTTTACCAAAATCCGGCCAACCGCCGCCGCTTTGTCGAATTTTTCCGCAACGGCAACGGCTTGACCCATGTGTTGCGTTTT
This window encodes:
- the mobA gene encoding molybdenum cofactor guanylyltransferase MobA, which codes for MKIYALILAGGMGSRMDNADKGLVHWHNRPLIDHVIERIRPQVDRIAVSANRNIEEYAARTPHVFPDARQWQHCGPLAALCTAANDLLLAQADWLLIVPCDMPLLPENLVSRCLAMAKRTPLSNAFYVETPVRQQYGVMFIRPQILQSAVPYLYSGMRTIRGWLQQQRARVVPFDDEAAFANYNTPEDLKEMP
- a CDS encoding polyamine aminopropyltransferase, which gives rise to MMAHPYRRLRTAKPQLPEVGISEEGNIRSLHLGSATIQSSMNTDHPAELVLSYSRAMMAWLLFADTPPQHITQIGLGGGSFARWIDAYLPDTRQTAVDINPQVIAVARSLFELPFEGERFEIIEADGAEYIKTLRHSTDVILVDGFDGEQIIDALVGEPFFADCRNALSPDGVFVTNWWSGDKRYRQFVERLLNVFEGRVLELPAESHGNMAVMAFQNSPKEQNLANLKKRAEKLAERYDLNFTRMLADLKAANPNNGKHFYL
- the serS gene encoding serine--tRNA ligase translates to MLDIQLLRSNTAAVAERLAQRGYAFDTERFHALEEKRKALQVQTEEMQAARNSISKQIGALKGQGKHDEAQAAMAQVAEIKAGLEQTAADLEAVQAELDAWLLTIPNLPHESVPAGADETENVEVRKVGTPRSFDFEIKDHVDLGEPLGLDFEGGAKLSGARFTVMKGQIARLHRALAQFMLDTHTLKHGYTEHYTPYIVDDSTLQGTGQLPKFAEDLFHVTRGGDESKKSQYLIPTAEVTLTNTVADTILAESGLPLKLTAHSPCFRSEAGAYGKDVRGLIRQHQFDKVEMVQIVHPEQSYQALEEMVGHAENILKALELPYRVITLCTGDMGFGATKTYDLEVWVPAQNTYREISSCSNCEDFQARRMKARFKDENGKNRLVHTLNGSGLAVGRTLVAVLENHQNADGSINIPAALQPYMGGITRLAAE
- a CDS encoding helix-turn-helix domain-containing protein; the encoded protein is MGNKLTAPAQLPDENDLRGVLAYNMRLFRVNKGWSQEELARQCGLDRTYVSAVERKRWNIALSNIEKMASALGVPAYQLLMPPQHLVDLLDAEAV
- a CDS encoding alpha/beta hydrolase codes for the protein MQKPEILNITGPAGLLETIYLPPKGEAVGVAVINHPNPLQGGTNTNKVIQTAAKALCQLGFHCYLPNLRGVGNSGGEHDYGCGETQDCISVIDFARNRHPEAAKFVLAGFSFGGYVANYTAQERRPDMLLLLGAALNHYTDRPEPKAAPDADKTLIIHGAEDEVVAIEKVLSWAEPQNIPVIAIAGSSHFFHGKLIVLRDAILRFAPPVLAG
- a CDS encoding molybdopterin molybdotransferase MoeA, whose translation is MIDFDIALQQLLEGSVCRLKTVRLPLAQAAGRILAEDLNARYPSPMFDNSAMDGYAVCDPDGVLNEFHIIDRIQAGDPAAVCLAAGEAARIFTGAPLPKNTTAVVMQEQTQVSGDKVQVNAEIKAGQNMRLQAEEIQIGQQLLEKGNRLDSAALGLAASQGYAELTVYQPLKVWLVSTGNELAEPGTPLSDGMIYDSNRYQLLAWLLDLGFEVTDGGILADNLAQTGEAVEKAAQTYDVIISSGGASVGEADYMKQAVEQSGRLITQTLAIKPGKPFAWGEIGNSTVFILPGNPVAAFVTAHMLLLPALKRLSGSKNTQGLPTVPVCAAFDTRKAIKRREFLRVKLEHSEGQTTAHLLPNQGSAMLTTCHTADALCEVPVGQTVTAGMKLTAYLLPKG